The Pseudomonas azotoformans genome has a segment encoding these proteins:
- a CDS encoding septation protein A: protein MKQFIDFIPLLLFFIVTKLDPRVIDIAGHPVSFGGIYSATAVLIISSIVVYGAIFISQRKLEKSQWLTLIACLVFGGLTLAFHSETFLKWKAPVVNWLFALVFTGSHFIGDRLLIKRIMGHALTLPEPVWTRLNVAWIVFFLFCGAANLFVAFTFQDYWVDFKVFGSLAMTVLFLVGQGIYLSRHMHDVAPTTPKTED from the coding sequence GTGAAACAATTCATCGACTTCATCCCGCTGTTGCTGTTTTTCATCGTTACCAAACTCGACCCCAGGGTCATCGATATCGCCGGTCACCCGGTGTCGTTCGGGGGCATCTACAGCGCCACCGCCGTCCTGATCATCAGCTCTATCGTCGTCTACGGCGCTATCTTCATCTCCCAGCGCAAGCTGGAAAAAAGCCAATGGCTGACCCTCATTGCCTGCCTGGTATTCGGCGGCCTGACCCTGGCCTTCCACAGCGAAACCTTCCTCAAATGGAAAGCGCCGGTGGTGAACTGGCTGTTCGCGCTGGTGTTTACCGGCAGTCACTTCATCGGTGACCGCCTGCTGATCAAGCGGATCATGGGCCATGCGTTGACACTGCCGGAGCCGGTTTGGACACGCTTGAACGTGGCCTGGATCGTGTTCTTCCTGTTCTGCGGCGCCGCCAACCTGTTCGTGGCCTTTACCTTCCAGGATTACTGGGTCGACTTCAAAGTGTTCGGCAGCCTGGCCATGACCGTGTTGTTCCTGGTGGGCCAGGGCATCTACCTGTCGCGACACATGCATGACGTTGCCCCTACCACGCCTAAAACCGAGGACTGA
- a CDS encoding LTXXQ domain-containing protein, with the protein MRKTLIALMFAAALPTVAMAAMPEGPGPMGGPEGHMMGGPGHGGEHGPRGKGGPFSQLDLSKEQRQQIGKLMGDQWHARKDLTKKYLDKLPAADQKAMQDEIAAGKQKTQADIRAVLKPDQQKKFDEIVKQQEQRRAEWKEFQAWKAQQPQKAQ; encoded by the coding sequence ATGCGCAAGACCCTTATCGCTTTGATGTTCGCCGCTGCCCTGCCCACCGTTGCCATGGCGGCAATGCCTGAAGGCCCAGGCCCGATGGGCGGCCCGGAAGGCCACATGATGGGTGGCCCGGGCCACGGCGGTGAACACGGTCCGCGTGGCAAAGGCGGCCCTTTCAGCCAACTGGACCTGAGCAAGGAACAGCGCCAGCAGATCGGCAAGTTGATGGGCGACCAATGGCACGCTCGCAAAGACCTGACCAAGAAGTACTTGGACAAATTGCCAGCCGCTGACCAGAAAGCCATGCAGGACGAAATCGCCGCCGGCAAGCAGAAAACCCAGGCGGACATTCGTGCGGTGCTCAAGCCTGACCAGCAGAAGAAGTTCGACGAGATCGTCAAGCAGCAGGAACAGCGTCGCGCCGAATGGAAGGAATTCCAGGCCTGGAAAGCGCAACAGCCGCAAAAAGCGCAATAA
- a CDS encoding response regulator transcription factor — protein MSELLLIDDDQELCELLTSWLSQEGFQVRACHDGLSARKALADSAPAAVVLDVMLPDGSGLELLKQLRNDHPELPVLMLSARGEPLDRILGLELGADDYLAKPCDPRELTARLRAVLRRSHPAAVSTQLELGDLCFSPVRGVVSIDEQEFALTVSESRLLEALLRQPGEPLDKQELAQIALGRKLTLYDRSLDMHVSNLRKKIGPHPDGRPRIVALRSRGYYYSL, from the coding sequence ATGAGCGAGCTGTTACTGATAGATGATGACCAGGAGCTCTGTGAGCTGCTGACCAGTTGGTTGAGCCAGGAAGGCTTTCAGGTGCGCGCCTGCCATGACGGCTTGAGTGCGCGCAAAGCCTTGGCCGACAGCGCGCCGGCTGCGGTGGTGCTCGACGTGATGCTGCCCGACGGCAGCGGCCTTGAATTGCTCAAGCAATTGCGCAACGACCACCCGGAACTGCCGGTGCTGATGCTCTCGGCCCGCGGCGAGCCGCTGGACCGCATCCTCGGCCTCGAACTGGGCGCCGACGATTACCTGGCCAAGCCCTGCGACCCACGCGAGCTGACCGCCCGCCTGCGCGCCGTATTGCGCCGCAGCCATCCGGCCGCCGTGTCGACCCAGCTGGAATTGGGCGACCTGTGCTTCAGCCCGGTGCGCGGCGTGGTCAGCATCGACGAGCAGGAGTTCGCCCTCACCGTTTCCGAAAGCCGCCTGCTGGAAGCGCTGCTGCGTCAGCCCGGCGAACCGCTGGACAAACAGGAACTGGCGCAGATCGCCCTGGGCCGCAAGCTGACCCTTTACGATCGCAGCCTGGATATGCACGTCAGCAACCTACGCAAAAAAATCGGCCCACACCCGGATGGCCGTCCACGGATCGTGGCGTTGCGTAGCCGGGGCTACTACTACAGCCTCTGA
- a CDS encoding YciI family protein, translating into MLYAIIATDVANSLEKRLSVRPAHVERLKQLQAEGRIVLAGPHPAVDSNDPGDAGFTGSLIVAEFASLADAQAWAKADPYVAAGVYADVVIKPFKQVLP; encoded by the coding sequence ATGCTCTACGCCATCATTGCCACCGACGTGGCCAATTCGCTGGAAAAACGCCTGAGCGTACGCCCGGCCCATGTCGAGCGCCTCAAGCAGCTGCAGGCCGAAGGCCGTATCGTGCTGGCCGGCCCGCACCCGGCGGTAGACAGCAACGACCCAGGCGATGCCGGTTTCACCGGTAGCCTGATCGTCGCCGAGTTCGCCTCCCTGGCCGATGCCCAGGCCTGGGCGAAGGCTGATCCTTACGTGGCGGCCGGCGTTTACGCTGACGTCGTGATCAAGCCGTTCAAGCAAGTCTTGCCTTGA